A genomic region of Oncorhynchus mykiss isolate Arlee chromosome 2, USDA_OmykA_1.1, whole genome shotgun sequence contains the following coding sequences:
- the LOC110501464 gene encoding snRNA-activating protein complex subunit 5, translating into MLSRLQELKKEEETLLKIKVMLQDQLNRLKFEEGALKCIINAQTEEGPSQPASPPEILNLDDKVVINQTRLLLSGPEDYHMEEEEEEEEEDVDDNELEAVPEEEEEDYY; encoded by the exons ATGTTGAGTCGTCTACAGGAgctgaagaaggaggaggagactcTCCTGAAGATTAAAGTTATGCTGCAGGACCAACTCAACAGACTCAAG TTTGAAGAAGGGGCCCTGAAGTGTATCATCAACGCTCAGACAGAGGAGGGTCCTTCACAACCTGCCAGTCCTCCTGag ATTTTGAACCTGGATGACAAAGTAGTGATCAACCAGACCAGGCTGCTGCTGAGTGGTCCTGAAGACTACcacatggaggaagaggaggaggaggaggaagaggatgtagATGACAATGAGCTTGAAGCAGtgcctgaggaggaggaggaagattatTATTGA